One genomic segment of Pyruvatibacter mobilis includes these proteins:
- a CDS encoding WYL domain-containing protein, with translation MTLDELKHAQRQRLLFLDRCFTWRGVARRRDLTERFGISTAQAANDFRAYLALITQNAPEYDARLKAYVAARDHQPIAPSSMLDVFGVLDTTSDDELPAALPRAKRWLDPYVATVLHDAISNHRKVRIAYTSMSSGETAPQWVAPTRFIFDGESIHFRAYSYKRGEYRNFHPARIEPENAFQAGEIEAPLPLDSEWHTLSIIWLRPSARLSAAQAAVVRREYGFSDDLLKVEVRKALEFYLDRRWGLNEAGARLERVRTEHLPIEAG, from the coding sequence ATGACGCTCGACGAGCTCAAACATGCCCAGAGACAGCGCCTATTGTTTCTCGACCGGTGCTTCACCTGGCGCGGCGTTGCGCGGCGGCGTGATCTCACTGAGCGATTCGGAATCTCGACGGCACAGGCCGCAAACGATTTTCGGGCCTACCTCGCTCTGATCACTCAGAACGCGCCGGAATATGACGCCCGCCTGAAAGCCTATGTTGCAGCGCGAGATCATCAGCCGATTGCGCCTTCTTCGATGCTGGACGTATTCGGCGTTCTCGACACGACCTCGGATGATGAGTTGCCCGCTGCGCTGCCCCGCGCAAAGCGGTGGCTGGACCCATACGTCGCGACCGTGCTTCACGACGCCATCTCGAACCATCGAAAAGTCAGAATCGCCTACACGTCGATGAGCTCTGGTGAAACGGCTCCGCAATGGGTCGCGCCAACACGGTTTATTTTCGATGGCGAGAGCATTCATTTCCGGGCCTACAGCTATAAACGCGGCGAGTACCGGAACTTTCATCCCGCCAGGATCGAACCTGAGAATGCGTTCCAAGCAGGAGAGATCGAGGCGCCTTTGCCTTTGGATTCCGAATGGCACACGCTGAGCATCATCTGGCTCAGGCCAAGCGCGCGGCTCAGCGCTGCGCAGGCCGCTGTGGTCAGGAGAGAGTATGGCTTCAGCGACGATCTCCTGAAAGTCGAAGTGCGCAAGGCACTCGAGTTCTATCTGGACCGGCGCTGGGGCCTGAATGAAGCGGGTGCGAGACTGGAACGCGTGCGTACGGAGCATCTTCCAATCGAAGCAGGTTGA